One window of the Devosia sp. 2618 genome contains the following:
- a CDS encoding molybdopterin-dependent oxidoreductase, producing the protein MGKRISQGVPHSSHWGAFSVQSHGDKLEVTPHPDDPMPSPILPNLNDAASPDCRIGQPMVRKGWLEHGPGPDKSRGSDAFVPVTWERAYDLLASELQRVVDRYSNEAIFGGSYGWSSAGRFHHAQSQIHRFLNTTLGGYCRSVGNYSAGAAQVIAPHVFGTLEETNRRSPIWGPMLSNTELVVSFGGMALKNSSVSGGGNSNHNVAGVFEQLQERGVRFVLFSPLRADLPEWVRAEWHAIRPATDTAVMLALAHVLIAENLLDRVFLAEHCVGFERFEAYIRGQLDGIAKTPAWAEPIAQFPAADIVDLARSMAAKRTLITVSQSVQRAEHGEQPVWAAITLAAMLGQIGLPGGGFSYGLGSIGNVGKPPVAVPLPTLSQGKNGARGFIPVARISDMLLNPGAPFSFNGQKLVYPDVKLIYWAGGNPFHHQQDLTRLAEAFSRPDTIVVHEPYWTSSARHADIVLPATITMERDDIGAAGNDPKMITMRKAIEPFQQSMDEYDIFAELARRLDRYQEFTEGRTAREWMAFIYETTRVALAERSLPSPDFDEFWAAGELEVPTSDRLSILEKFRHDPQGAPLPTPSGKIEIFSEVIASFGYDDCAGHAAWFEPEEWLGGDIAERFPVQLVANQPAFRLHSQLDFGRASLGSKIAGREPLTIHPDTAKARGIVQGAIVRVFNDRGSFLAGANISEAIRPDVMQIATGAWYDPQDIAPFGTVCVHGNPNAVTRDRGTSSLAQGSTGQLTMVDVELFHGPLPELRCHKPPRLDA; encoded by the coding sequence ATGGGCAAGCGGATAAGTCAAGGCGTTCCCCACAGCTCGCATTGGGGTGCGTTCTCCGTCCAGTCTCATGGCGACAAGCTGGAGGTCACACCGCATCCGGACGACCCCATGCCGTCGCCGATCCTGCCTAATCTCAATGACGCGGCATCACCCGACTGTCGCATCGGCCAGCCAATGGTGCGCAAGGGATGGCTCGAACATGGCCCTGGGCCCGACAAGAGCAGGGGTAGCGATGCGTTCGTTCCCGTCACCTGGGAACGCGCCTACGACCTTTTGGCCAGCGAGTTGCAACGTGTCGTCGACCGATACAGCAATGAGGCGATATTCGGCGGGTCCTATGGATGGTCCAGCGCCGGCAGGTTCCACCACGCGCAAAGCCAAATTCACCGCTTTCTCAATACGACGCTGGGTGGCTATTGCCGATCCGTCGGTAACTACAGCGCTGGAGCGGCTCAGGTTATCGCGCCCCACGTCTTCGGAACGCTGGAGGAAACCAACCGAAGATCGCCGATCTGGGGCCCAATGCTCTCCAATACCGAGCTTGTCGTCTCTTTCGGAGGCATGGCGCTGAAGAACAGCTCAGTCAGCGGTGGCGGAAACTCCAACCACAATGTCGCTGGCGTGTTTGAGCAACTGCAGGAGAGGGGTGTCAGGTTCGTGCTCTTCAGTCCGCTTAGGGCGGACCTGCCTGAATGGGTCCGTGCCGAATGGCATGCCATCAGACCCGCCACGGACACTGCTGTCATGCTGGCGCTCGCCCACGTGCTCATCGCTGAAAATCTGCTCGATCGCGTCTTCCTTGCAGAGCACTGTGTGGGTTTCGAACGTTTCGAAGCCTACATTCGCGGCCAGTTGGACGGCATCGCAAAGACACCCGCGTGGGCGGAACCCATCGCGCAGTTTCCTGCTGCCGACATCGTCGACCTTGCGCGCTCCATGGCGGCCAAACGTACTCTGATCACCGTCAGCCAGTCCGTGCAGCGGGCCGAACATGGAGAGCAGCCGGTCTGGGCGGCGATTACGCTCGCAGCGATGCTGGGTCAGATCGGTTTGCCGGGTGGCGGGTTTTCATATGGACTGGGCTCGATCGGCAATGTCGGTAAGCCGCCCGTGGCTGTGCCGCTGCCTACCTTGTCCCAAGGCAAGAACGGCGCTAGGGGCTTCATCCCGGTAGCACGGATTTCCGACATGCTGCTGAATCCGGGCGCGCCCTTCTCGTTCAATGGGCAAAAGCTGGTCTATCCGGACGTAAAGCTCATTTATTGGGCCGGAGGCAATCCCTTCCATCACCAGCAGGACCTAACCCGACTGGCAGAGGCCTTCTCGCGGCCGGACACCATCGTGGTCCATGAACCCTATTGGACATCCAGCGCCCGCCATGCCGATATCGTTCTGCCGGCGACGATCACCATGGAGCGGGATGACATCGGCGCTGCCGGCAACGACCCCAAAATGATCACTATGCGGAAGGCCATTGAACCATTCCAGCAATCGATGGACGAATATGATATCTTCGCCGAGTTGGCGCGGCGGCTGGATCGCTATCAGGAATTCACCGAGGGCAGAACAGCGCGCGAGTGGATGGCGTTTATCTATGAAACAACGCGAGTAGCTCTTGCCGAAAGAAGTTTGCCTTCGCCTGACTTCGATGAGTTCTGGGCGGCGGGCGAACTCGAAGTTCCCACCTCCGACAGGCTCAGTATCCTTGAGAAGTTCCGCCATGACCCACAGGGCGCGCCGCTTCCGACACCCAGCGGCAAGATTGAGATTTTTTCCGAGGTCATAGCTAGCTTCGGGTATGACGATTGTGCTGGCCATGCCGCTTGGTTCGAGCCGGAGGAGTGGCTTGGCGGTGACATCGCCGAGCGCTTTCCTGTTCAGCTGGTGGCTAATCAACCTGCATTCCGTCTGCATAGCCAGCTCGATTTCGGGCGAGCCAGCCTCGGGTCCAAGATTGCCGGACGCGAACCGCTAACCATCCATCCTGACACAGCAAAGGCGCGCGGCATTGTCCAGGGTGCGATCGTGCGTGTGTTCAATGACCGGGGGTCTTTCCTTGCCGGAGCCAATATCTCCGAGGCGATCCGCCCGGACGTCATGCAGATTGCAACGGGCGCTTGGTATGACCCGCAGGACATAGCGCCGTTCGGCACAGTCTGCGTGCATGGCAATCCCAATGCTGTCACCCGTGATCGCGGAACATCAAGCCTTGCGCAGGGGTCAACGGGCCAACTGACCATGGTCGACGTCGAACTGTTCCATGGGCCACTTCCCGAACTGCGCTGCCACAAGCCCCCGCGCCTCGACGCCTAG
- a CDS encoding ABC transporter substrate-binding protein yields MSRVLQWTLLGSLCIAPVVAQTEAQPEIGGTAIIGLAAEPKGFNSALTSSTPDTVAGCMVYEGLLTIDTEDGKDEISPLLAESWEVSDDGLTYTFHLRTANWHDGQPFTSEDVRYTLEEVAAKFSPMFSAQVGANLLKVETPDEHTAIIQLERPYPTLLRTLNCTYSAPILPAHIFKDTDVATNPATTSEPIGTGPFKFESWQRGSHINLVRNEDYWEEGKPYLDGLIIRALPNAASRIQALMAGEIDFIPMVHFPLNDARMVESNPSLQIVRSGFAPGMTYAAFNLKRPPLDDARVRNALLMATDRQFIHDTAFSGFGDLGRAPWPSGIEWAANPDVNYDVSNPYDPELAAALLDEAGVVAGADGTRFSVNIIYDSAIAERNQVANALKANWVSIGVNANLQPLEIAVVMPRVFQEHDFDVYLHDNNSYGDPAIGVSRIFVTESIGRISGNAAQYSNPEVDALFAAGAKEIDPAKRAEIYQSIQPILVRDMPEMMLHELSGFDGASRRLHGLWGWIGNGRWAHAWLEQ; encoded by the coding sequence ATGAGCAGGGTCCTGCAGTGGACCCTCTTGGGAAGTCTGTGTATCGCGCCCGTAGTGGCACAGACGGAAGCACAACCGGAAATTGGCGGTACTGCCATCATCGGCCTTGCGGCCGAACCAAAGGGCTTCAACTCCGCCCTTACCAGTTCCACTCCCGACACCGTCGCGGGTTGCATGGTCTATGAGGGGCTTCTGACCATCGACACAGAAGACGGCAAGGACGAGATTTCGCCGCTGCTGGCCGAGTCTTGGGAAGTCTCGGACGACGGGCTGACCTACACCTTTCACCTGCGTACGGCGAACTGGCATGACGGGCAGCCGTTCACGTCCGAAGATGTCCGCTACACGCTTGAAGAGGTCGCTGCGAAGTTCAGCCCGATGTTCTCAGCCCAGGTCGGCGCGAATCTCCTCAAGGTCGAGACGCCGGACGAGCACACCGCCATCATCCAGCTCGAGCGGCCCTATCCCACCTTGCTGCGAACCCTCAATTGCACCTACTCTGCGCCGATCCTGCCCGCGCACATCTTCAAGGATACCGATGTGGCCACGAATCCGGCCACGACATCGGAGCCGATCGGTACAGGCCCGTTCAAGTTCGAATCCTGGCAGCGCGGCAGCCATATCAACCTCGTCCGCAATGAAGACTACTGGGAAGAGGGCAAACCCTATCTTGATGGCCTGATCATTAGGGCCCTTCCAAACGCTGCCTCGCGTATTCAAGCTCTGATGGCCGGCGAGATCGACTTCATCCCAATGGTCCATTTTCCGCTGAACGATGCGCGCATGGTCGAGAGCAATCCCAGCCTGCAGATCGTCAGGTCCGGCTTTGCGCCAGGAATGACCTATGCCGCGTTCAACCTGAAGCGCCCCCCGCTCGACGACGCCCGCGTCCGCAATGCGCTGCTTATGGCGACCGATCGTCAGTTCATTCACGACACTGCCTTTTCCGGCTTCGGCGATCTGGGCCGGGCGCCTTGGCCCTCGGGCATTGAATGGGCAGCAAATCCGGACGTAAACTACGACGTCTCCAACCCATACGACCCTGAACTTGCAGCAGCGCTTCTCGACGAAGCCGGCGTTGTTGCCGGTGCAGACGGCACCCGCTTCAGCGTCAACATCATCTATGACAGCGCCATTGCCGAACGGAACCAGGTTGCCAATGCGCTTAAGGCAAACTGGGTTTCCATCGGCGTCAATGCAAATCTGCAGCCGCTCGAGATTGCCGTGGTGATGCCGCGTGTCTTCCAGGAGCACGACTTCGACGTCTATCTGCACGACAACAACTCGTATGGCGATCCCGCAATCGGTGTCAGCCGTATCTTCGTGACCGAGTCGATCGGCCGTATTTCCGGCAATGCGGCGCAGTATTCTAACCCGGAGGTCGATGCCCTATTTGCCGCCGGTGCGAAGGAAATCGATCCGGCCAAGCGTGCCGAAATCTATCAGTCGATCCAGCCGATCCTTGTTCGCGACATGCCCGAGATGATGCTGCATGAACTCAGCGGTTTCGACGGCGCTTCCCGCAGACTCCATGGCCTCTGGGGCTGGATCGGCAATGGCCGCTGGGCTCATGCCTGGCTGGAGCAGTAA
- a CDS encoding ABC transporter permease — protein MWQYFLKRVFWSIVTIFVIIIVNFVLIKLVPGDPVHAMIGDFPAPQDYIDQLRRDFGLDQPLHVQLWLYLGNLTQGNFGFSFANRQPVLDLILGRTFNTLILILPAIVFSAIIGIALSLAAASRGGGFDMAVSAITLFGYSIPVFWLGQVLVLIFAIMLGVLPTSGMYSLRAPQSGFGAFLDLLQHMILPLACIMAFKIAVFSRTARASILGVLNSDFVMTARAKGLSRGYTLWRHVLPNAVIPVIAVFGYQFGHALTSSLLVETVFAWPGVGQLFVTAVGQRDFPVLQGILLLSTILVVVANVLADLLYTIVDPRIRRSLGARHA, from the coding sequence ATGTGGCAGTATTTTCTGAAGCGCGTGTTTTGGTCGATCGTCACGATCTTCGTGATCATCATCGTCAATTTCGTGCTAATCAAGTTGGTTCCAGGTGATCCGGTCCACGCCATGATCGGCGACTTCCCGGCGCCGCAAGACTACATAGATCAGCTCCGGCGCGACTTCGGCCTCGACCAGCCGCTTCATGTTCAGCTCTGGCTTTATCTTGGCAACCTGACCCAAGGCAATTTCGGGTTTTCCTTTGCCAACCGGCAACCGGTCCTCGACCTGATCCTGGGGCGCACCTTCAACACACTGATTCTGATCCTGCCGGCAATTGTGTTTTCGGCGATCATTGGTATCGCGCTATCCTTGGCCGCAGCGTCGCGCGGAGGTGGCTTTGATATGGCCGTTTCTGCCATCACCCTCTTTGGCTATTCCATCCCGGTTTTCTGGCTCGGCCAAGTTCTCGTTCTGATCTTCGCCATAATGCTGGGCGTTTTGCCGACGTCTGGAATGTACTCGCTGCGGGCCCCACAGAGCGGCTTCGGGGCCTTCCTCGATCTGCTGCAGCACATGATCCTGCCACTGGCCTGCATCATGGCTTTCAAGATCGCCGTATTCTCGCGCACCGCGCGCGCCAGCATTCTGGGCGTGCTGAATTCGGATTTCGTGATGACCGCGCGCGCCAAGGGGCTTTCCCGCGGCTACACGCTGTGGCGCCACGTCCTGCCCAATGCGGTAATTCCGGTCATCGCCGTCTTCGGCTACCAGTTCGGCCACGCCCTGACGAGTTCGCTGCTTGTGGAGACCGTATTCGCCTGGCCAGGCGTCGGCCAGCTGTTCGTGACGGCAGTGGGCCAGCGCGATTTCCCTGTTCTCCAGGGCATCCTCCTGCTCTCCACCATTCTCGTCGTGGTCGCCAACGTGCTTGCCGACCTGCTCTACACCATCGTCGATCCCCGGATCCGCCGCAGTTTGGGAGCGCGTCATGCGTGA
- a CDS encoding ABC transporter permease has protein sequence MRELFQRLAGSPAGFIAGGFILLLILITIIVPLIYSVNPMAISSNALFPPSPQHLLGTDELGRDVLQLLIHGVRVSLSVGLISALVASVLGVLIGAWAGYFGGRIDMFLMRVAEIFQVLPTFVLAAVIVAMLGPGTTRVIAVIAILAWPQIALVMRSEVYRVKQIDFVDAVRCLGYSEIYILVREVVPNALRSVVALGTLIVGQAILIEASLSFLGLSSPDVISWGGMLNSGQRYLFNAWWLSVLPGIAIFLTVLAFNFVGDALNAALNPKDTGR, from the coding sequence ATGCGTGAGCTTTTTCAACGACTCGCCGGAAGCCCAGCAGGGTTCATCGCCGGCGGCTTTATCCTGCTGCTGATCCTGATCACGATCATCGTGCCATTGATCTACAGCGTGAACCCGATGGCGATCAGCAGCAATGCGCTGTTTCCCCCTTCTCCCCAGCACCTACTCGGTACCGACGAGCTTGGCCGCGACGTCCTGCAACTGCTGATCCACGGCGTTCGTGTGTCTTTGTCGGTCGGGCTGATATCGGCGCTGGTCGCCTCTGTACTCGGTGTACTGATCGGCGCTTGGGCCGGCTATTTCGGCGGTAGGATCGACATGTTCCTCATGCGCGTCGCCGAAATATTCCAGGTCCTGCCGACGTTCGTGCTTGCGGCGGTGATCGTTGCCATGCTCGGGCCCGGCACCACCCGCGTAATTGCCGTTATTGCCATCCTGGCCTGGCCGCAGATTGCACTGGTGATGCGCAGCGAAGTCTATCGCGTCAAGCAGATCGATTTCGTCGATGCGGTACGCTGCCTCGGCTACAGCGAAATCTACATCTTGGTGCGCGAGGTCGTCCCCAATGCGCTACGTTCGGTTGTGGCGTTGGGAACCCTCATCGTCGGCCAGGCCATCCTGATCGAGGCATCGCTCAGCTTCCTCGGTCTTAGCAGCCCCGACGTCATCAGCTGGGGCGGCATGCTCAACAGCGGCCAGCGCTATCTGTTCAACGCCTGGTGGCTATCCGTATTGCCCGGTATCGCGATCTTCCTGACCGTGCTGGCCTTCAATTTCGTCGGCGACGCGCTGAACGCCGCACTCAACCCGAAGGACACTGGACGATGA
- a CDS encoding ABC transporter ATP-binding protein, whose product MTSPQVKPLVEISDLHLSYTVQRATIQASRGASLTIAPGEAVGLVGESGSGKSTLARALLGLNDPKNTRIDSGSIFVDGTDVTGFGERDWRVLRGSSLSMVFQDPLSFLNPVMRIDRQIVEGIPKSLRAEGVSERVDELLRLVKLPEAARRSYPHELSGGMRQRVLLAMALASKPKLLVADEPTTALDVTTQAEIMDLLGELRQRLGMAMLLISHDLGLVSKACERIYVMYAGRTVEWGPGASILKTPAHPYTKGLFDSARALRLPNGLFATIGGDVPNLAHKIEGCPFRMRCPLAMPKCTTMSPATQVLGQDGHWVRCWAAQDNGIAPAQGTDVQNA is encoded by the coding sequence ATGACCAGCCCTCAAGTAAAGCCGCTTGTTGAGATCAGCGACCTCCATCTTTCCTATACGGTGCAGCGGGCGACCATACAGGCCTCGCGGGGCGCCAGCCTCACAATCGCACCTGGCGAGGCCGTTGGCCTGGTTGGTGAATCAGGCTCGGGCAAATCAACATTGGCCCGCGCCCTTCTTGGCTTGAACGACCCCAAAAACACACGGATCGACAGTGGATCGATCTTCGTCGATGGTACCGACGTGACGGGCTTTGGCGAGCGGGATTGGCGCGTGCTGCGCGGCTCGTCGCTCTCCATGGTGTTCCAAGACCCGCTGTCCTTTCTCAATCCGGTCATGCGCATCGACAGGCAGATTGTCGAGGGGATCCCCAAATCCTTGCGCGCCGAGGGCGTGTCGGAGCGCGTCGATGAGCTGCTCCGGCTGGTGAAGCTGCCCGAGGCGGCCCGCCGGTCCTATCCGCATGAATTGTCGGGGGGGATGCGCCAACGCGTACTGCTGGCGATGGCGCTGGCGAGCAAACCCAAGCTGCTGGTGGCCGACGAGCCGACGACTGCTCTCGATGTGACGACACAGGCCGAGATTATGGATTTGCTGGGCGAGCTGCGCCAGCGGCTGGGGATGGCAATGCTGCTGATCAGCCACGATCTGGGTCTTGTCTCCAAGGCCTGCGAACGCATCTACGTCATGTATGCAGGGCGAACCGTGGAATGGGGCCCAGGCGCCAGCATCCTGAAGACCCCAGCCCATCCCTACACCAAGGGCCTGTTCGACTCTGCGCGCGCCCTGCGCCTGCCCAATGGCCTGTTCGCCACCATCGGCGGCGACGTGCCCAATCTCGCTCACAAGATCGAAGGTTGCCCCTTCCGCATGCGCTGTCCTCTTGCCATGCCGAAATGCACGACCATGAGTCCGGCCACCCAAGTCTTGGGTCAGGATGGTCATTGGGTCAGGTGCTGGGCAGCTCAGGATAACGGTATCGCTCCGGCCCAAGGGACCGACGTTCAAAATGCATAA
- a CDS encoding ABC transporter ATP-binding protein produces the protein MHNSGPILSIQNVTKRFRNNAGDWFHAVDDVSLSVAQGEIVALVGESGSGKSTLGRIALGLIRPDSGSVYLDGRDLASLSPGELRIARRGMQPVFQDPTASLNPRKTIKALLAQASHPDAGELAPYAIGLLESVGLTPGSEYLARFPHELSGGQRQRVAVARALAMQPALILADEALSGADVSIRGQILNLLLDIRQKRNVAYLMITHDISVARAFADRVAVMMRGRIVEHGPAGEVLTNPTHDYTRSLLAAVPEL, from the coding sequence ATGCATAATTCCGGCCCAATTCTGTCCATTCAGAACGTCACCAAGCGGTTCCGCAACAATGCGGGCGACTGGTTCCACGCCGTCGATGATGTTAGCCTGTCCGTAGCGCAGGGCGAGATCGTCGCCCTTGTCGGTGAAAGCGGCTCCGGCAAGTCGACGCTCGGCCGTATCGCGCTTGGCCTCATCCGCCCCGACAGCGGTAGCGTCTACCTCGATGGACGTGACCTTGCTAGTCTGAGCCCGGGCGAACTGCGCATCGCGCGCCGCGGAATGCAGCCCGTCTTTCAGGATCCCACCGCTTCTCTCAATCCGCGCAAGACGATCAAAGCCTTGCTGGCCCAGGCATCGCATCCGGATGCCGGCGAACTTGCACCCTATGCCATCGGCTTGTTGGAGAGCGTTGGCCTCACGCCCGGCAGTGAATATCTGGCCCGTTTCCCCCATGAATTGAGCGGCGGACAGCGGCAGCGTGTCGCCGTTGCACGGGCGCTGGCCATGCAACCGGCGCTTATCCTGGCCGACGAAGCCCTCTCGGGTGCTGACGTGTCCATTCGCGGACAGATCTTGAACCTGCTGCTGGATATCCGGCAGAAGCGAAACGTCGCCTATCTGATGATCACCCATGATATTTCTGTGGCTCGTGCCTTCGCGGATCGGGTGGCCGTGATGATGCGCGGTCGCATCGTCGAACATGGACCGGCGGGGGAGGTGCTTACCAATCCCACGCATGATTATACGCGCTCCCTCCTCGCCGCAGTGCCGGAGCTCTGA
- a CDS encoding VOC family protein produces MAAPRIDHLVLGVASLEQAGADFRNSGFDVLDRGDAAGPMQNRLVRFADGSFLELLAFSGDSMHRFAPRWIKGSGWIDFALNASDFSRQTEALRAATGRDLPRRSLSKHAPTVGKSWELDLIEPGVGAFDPVLPFLIEEKTPTDWRLPPLGGDIRQPHGISGVRGVTCVTDDLERSKTLLTAMFGKPAAISSRHGAGTIAVLFEDERIWVELVQPINSATAIGTHIQKYGTGLYEATLLGSEVIESLPAAARHRAKLRVSSVDGFPFP; encoded by the coding sequence ATGGCAGCACCCAGAATCGACCATCTGGTCCTCGGCGTTGCGAGCCTCGAGCAGGCAGGGGCGGATTTTCGCAATAGCGGCTTTGATGTGCTCGACCGCGGCGATGCCGCCGGCCCCATGCAGAACCGCCTCGTGCGGTTCGCAGACGGGAGCTTTCTCGAGCTTCTCGCTTTCTCGGGCGACAGCATGCACCGGTTTGCCCCGCGCTGGATCAAAGGAAGCGGCTGGATCGACTTTGCCCTCAACGCCAGCGACTTCAGTCGCCAGACTGAAGCCTTGCGAGCAGCGACGGGGCGTGACCTGCCGCGGCGCTCACTGAGCAAGCATGCGCCGACTGTGGGCAAATCCTGGGAGCTCGACCTGATCGAACCCGGCGTCGGGGCATTCGACCCCGTTCTGCCGTTTCTCATTGAAGAAAAAACGCCCACTGACTGGCGTCTGCCCCCATTAGGGGGCGACATTCGTCAGCCGCATGGCATCAGCGGGGTGCGCGGCGTGACCTGTGTCACCGATGATCTGGAACGCAGCAAGACCCTGTTGACGGCCATGTTTGGAAAGCCTGCCGCCATTTCCTCGCGTCATGGGGCCGGGACAATTGCCGTGCTGTTCGAAGACGAAAGAATTTGGGTCGAGCTCGTCCAGCCGATCAATAGCGCCACCGCGATCGGCACGCACATCCAGAAATATGGCACCGGCCTGTATGAGGCCACTCTGCTCGGCAGCGAGGTGATCGAGTCACTGCCCGCAGCAGCTAGGCACCGGGCAAAGCTGCGCGTGTCCAGCGTAGATGGCTTTCCCTTCCCCTAG
- a CDS encoding SDR family oxidoreductase, which produces MKHRGKSAVVTGAANGIGLACAVRLASEGASVVLADIDIDKAKAEAQSLVAQGLKAAAIRCDVSSRADIVAAIDLAESHGGGLHIMVNNAGYSLKKDVLDVDGEDMRRLFNVNLMGAFYGTQEAARRMVKQGAGAIVNMSSMQAALVIPDQLPYGVTKAGINQLTRVNAVALAPKGVRVNAVGPGTILTAASQRSVLQNDAARRSVLSRIPMARLGRTEEVAGVVSFLASDDASYVTGQVIYIDGGRNCLNLTVPVSDDQ; this is translated from the coding sequence ATGAAACACCGGGGAAAATCTGCGGTCGTCACGGGTGCGGCGAACGGCATAGGACTGGCTTGTGCAGTCCGGCTGGCCAGCGAGGGGGCTAGTGTCGTTTTGGCAGATATCGACATCGACAAGGCGAAAGCCGAAGCGCAGTCACTGGTGGCCCAAGGGCTAAAGGCGGCGGCGATCCGGTGTGACGTGTCCAGCCGTGCCGATATCGTGGCGGCGATCGATCTGGCCGAATCCCACGGCGGCGGCTTGCACATCATGGTCAACAATGCCGGCTATTCCCTCAAGAAGGACGTGCTGGACGTCGATGGCGAGGACATGCGGCGCCTGTTCAACGTGAATCTCATGGGCGCGTTCTATGGCACCCAGGAAGCGGCGCGGCGGATGGTGAAGCAGGGCGCCGGCGCCATTGTCAACATGTCGTCCATGCAGGCCGCCCTGGTCATTCCCGACCAGCTGCCGTACGGGGTCACCAAGGCAGGCATCAATCAGCTGACGCGGGTCAACGCTGTTGCGCTGGCTCCCAAGGGCGTGCGCGTCAATGCTGTGGGCCCGGGCACCATCCTGACCGCGGCCAGTCAGCGGAGTGTGTTGCAGAATGACGCTGCACGGCGGAGCGTGCTGTCGCGCATTCCGATGGCGCGGCTCGGCCGCACCGAAGAGGTTGCGGGCGTCGTCTCATTCCTGGCCAGCGACGATGCATCTTACGTCACGGGTCAGGTTATCTATATCGACGGCGGCCGCAATTGCCTCAACCTGACCGTTCCGGTCAGCGACGACCAATAG
- a CDS encoding Fic/DOC family N-terminal domain-containing protein: MPSVRYHLGKFPPKQIEWADLVPLIGRANASLARYDGLVAAIPNASVLLSPLTTQEAVLSSKIEGTNVTMGEVLEIEAGGDGNLGQPKREDAEEIRNYRRALSFAAHAIRERPLTQHLLREVHALLMEGVRGRDKDPGAFRNEQNWIGPQGCTIEEANFVPIPQEHLTAGLDIWSGFMSSEKEPDPLVQLAIVHAEFEALHPFKDGNGRLGRMIIPLFLFSRKILSGPNFYMSGYLEERREEYVESMRGISRDDAWTQWCAFFLEGIIDQASENQHKAQSILKLHQGTLARVVDITHSQFAARAVDFIFSRPIFSSTAFTDGSGIPRATALRFLTLLRDNEILQQIQEGSGRRPAIFAFPSLINVAEGRDIL; the protein is encoded by the coding sequence GTGCCTTCTGTTCGTTACCATCTTGGAAAGTTCCCGCCGAAGCAGATCGAGTGGGCAGATTTGGTCCCACTTATTGGCCGGGCAAATGCATCTCTGGCGCGATATGATGGCTTAGTTGCGGCCATACCCAATGCCTCCGTCTTGTTGTCCCCATTGACTACTCAAGAGGCAGTTCTGTCTTCAAAAATCGAAGGCACCAATGTTACCATGGGCGAGGTCCTTGAGATTGAAGCAGGTGGCGATGGAAATCTCGGTCAACCTAAGCGCGAAGATGCCGAGGAAATTCGCAATTACAGGCGAGCGCTAAGCTTCGCTGCGCATGCTATCCGTGAGCGCCCCTTAACCCAGCACCTACTCCGCGAAGTTCACGCTTTGCTCATGGAAGGTGTGCGTGGGCGGGACAAAGATCCGGGCGCGTTCCGCAACGAGCAGAACTGGATTGGCCCTCAAGGCTGCACGATCGAAGAAGCGAACTTTGTTCCGATCCCACAAGAGCACCTTACGGCGGGGCTCGACATTTGGTCTGGTTTCATGTCGAGCGAAAAAGAGCCGGATCCCCTGGTACAGCTCGCGATCGTTCATGCTGAATTTGAGGCCTTACATCCATTTAAGGACGGGAACGGGCGGCTCGGGCGTATGATTATCCCGCTTTTCCTGTTTTCCCGAAAAATTCTTAGCGGTCCGAATTTTTATATGAGCGGATATTTAGAAGAGCGGCGCGAGGAATACGTCGAATCCATGAGGGGTATTTCCCGCGACGATGCTTGGACACAATGGTGCGCGTTCTTTTTGGAAGGAATCATCGATCAGGCATCGGAAAATCAGCACAAGGCGCAGAGTATTCTCAAGCTTCACCAAGGAACATTGGCTCGTGTTGTCGATATTACACACTCACAGTTCGCTGCCCGGGCGGTGGATTTCATTTTCTCACGCCCAATATTCTCTAGTACGGCCTTTACAGACGGGTCAGGTATCCCAAGAGCGACAGCGTTACGGTTTTTGACTTTGTTGAGAGACAACGAAATCTTGCAGCAAATCCAAGAAGGGTCAGGCCGGCGGCCGGCGATCTTCGCATTCCCGAGCCTGATCAATGTCGCTGAGGGGAGGGATATCCTTTAG